The Triticum aestivum cultivar Chinese Spring chromosome 3A, IWGSC CS RefSeq v2.1, whole genome shotgun sequence genome includes a region encoding these proteins:
- the LOC123063523 gene encoding uncharacterized protein — protein MFFLSISGSIIGKFVPSRLLRVPADFSVLIFPGFVFCDQAPERLHLDGRSEGFAVDKLTGLSTPNNGVDPLTCGFCWYQEKEVPFNLQELCQWQCAFLDNDVVLHVCKMQRVKSAQEGILQAAPNPILWDRMLGAKLQQYFHLQQQTLVELTHVSIRHEALEYAEKVLALRGAFGCKEPLVRICYCHKINFPSTSYFSHMNGINANN, from the exons ATGTTCTTTCTGTCTATATCTGGTTCTATTATTGGCAAATTTGTGCCTTCGAGATTGCTGCGAGT ACCAGCAGACTTTTCCGTCCTCATATTCCCCGGATTCGTTTTCTGCGATCAAGCGCCCGAGCGGTTGCATCTCGACGGCAG ATCAGAAGGTTTTGCAGTTGACAAGCTTACAGGTTTGAGCACCCCGAACAACGGGGTGGACCCTTTGACCTGTGGGTTCTGCTGGTACCAAGAGAAGGAGGTTCCTTTTAACCTGCAGGAGCTCTGCCAATGGCAGTGTGCTTTCCTTGACAATGACGTGGTACTGCACGTATGCAAGATGCAGCGAGTGAAATCGGCGCAAGAGGGCATCTTGCAAGCAGCACCAAATCCTATATTATGGGACCGA ATGCTGGGTGCAAAACTCCAACAATACTTCCATCTGCAGCAACAAACTCTGGTAGAGTTAACTCACGTCAGCATAAGGCATGAAGCTTTGGAATATGCAGAAAAAGTACTTGCACTAAGAG GTGCATTTGGATGCAAGGAACCATTGGTGCGCATATGCTACTGCCACAAAATCAATTTCCCATCTACTTCTTATTTCAGTCACATGAATGGTATCAATGCAAA CAATTAG